The following coding sequences are from one Cenarchaeum symbiosum A window:
- a CDS encoding transcription elongation factor (COG0195) — translation MTQAIKLTNDQMRLMSLFQSITKATARDCIEDEKQNRVIFVVGGNKMGLAIGRGGSNIKSLQNIIKKNVELVEYHEDPAEFLKHMLDSKLVSEVKLNKRSDGTTQAIVIVDPQKKGIVIGRDGRNVEKARMLAKRYFEISSVMINSPEREKIEW, via the coding sequence ATGACGCAGGCAATAAAACTAACCAACGATCAGATGCGACTTATGTCGCTGTTCCAGAGCATAACAAAGGCGACTGCAAGGGACTGCATCGAGGATGAAAAGCAGAACAGGGTCATATTTGTCGTGGGCGGCAACAAGATGGGGCTGGCAATAGGCAGGGGCGGCTCGAACATAAAGTCGCTCCAGAATATAATAAAAAAGAACGTCGAGCTCGTCGAGTACCACGAGGACCCCGCAGAGTTCCTAAAGCACATGCTCGACTCCAAGCTGGTCTCGGAGGTAAAGCTCAACAAGCGCTCCGACGGGACGACCCAGGCGATTGTAATAGTGGACCCCCAGAAAAAGGGCATAGTGATAGGCAGGGACGGGCGCAACGTGGAGAAGGCAAGGATGCTGGCAAAAAGATACTTTGAGATAAGCAGCGTCATGATAAACAGCCCCGAGAGAGAAAAGATAGAGTGGTAG
- a CDS encoding conserved hypothetical protein (COG1602), whose amino-acid sequence MEVRWNEYLSRNGSLFSSDELSGASPPSVFVGSYGYPRVGVGPMVPPVHGDTSLMDAPERWAGRPLDEIVNYRLSLVRGIRKTRVTGTSGRYIEGLQEAAMSRRPVDSDIRFEKPVSPAALADGCCAPFGPVGEIRRASFGGSSADGAIERAYYDRDLGAADAAVALYDGGTEISRIQGCLSVGMLGRRRKLVPTRWSITAVDDMVSKRLVGRIKDAPVSDAHQVFHYVHMGNLFSVVLFPHRWLFEMMEAYYSGGVLGFGADHEDARGLDHAPATAGAHFASRLAVAEHLCGRGVQAGALVLREIRAEYSVPVGVWQVREGLRAAMAQKPFVAGSLDEAIDEACRPMSISRNEWLSHGSIMRLVRQRTLSEFF is encoded by the coding sequence ATGGAGGTGCGGTGGAACGAGTATCTCTCCCGGAACGGCAGCCTCTTCTCGTCAGACGAGCTGAGCGGGGCGAGCCCGCCGTCGGTCTTTGTGGGGTCGTACGGCTATCCCCGGGTGGGCGTGGGCCCGATGGTGCCCCCCGTACACGGGGATACCTCGCTTATGGACGCGCCAGAGAGGTGGGCCGGCCGGCCGCTCGATGAGATAGTAAACTACCGCCTCAGCCTGGTCCGGGGGATAAGAAAGACGCGCGTTACGGGCACGTCGGGCCGGTACATAGAGGGCCTGCAGGAGGCTGCCATGTCGCGCAGGCCCGTAGACTCTGATATACGCTTTGAGAAGCCAGTCTCGCCTGCAGCCCTTGCCGACGGGTGCTGCGCGCCCTTTGGGCCCGTGGGGGAGATCCGGCGTGCAAGCTTTGGGGGCTCGTCAGCAGACGGGGCCATAGAGCGGGCCTACTATGACAGGGACCTTGGCGCGGCAGATGCCGCCGTCGCTCTATACGACGGCGGGACCGAGATATCCCGCATACAGGGGTGCCTCTCGGTGGGGATGCTGGGCCGCCGGAGAAAGCTTGTCCCCACGCGCTGGAGCATAACTGCCGTCGATGACATGGTCTCAAAGAGACTCGTCGGCCGGATAAAAGACGCGCCCGTATCCGACGCACACCAGGTCTTCCACTATGTGCACATGGGGAACCTCTTCTCGGTGGTGCTATTCCCGCACAGGTGGCTCTTTGAGATGATGGAGGCCTATTATTCTGGCGGCGTGCTGGGCTTTGGCGCGGACCACGAGGATGCCAGGGGTCTTGACCACGCGCCGGCCACAGCAGGGGCGCACTTTGCATCTAGGCTGGCCGTGGCCGAGCACCTTTGCGGAAGAGGAGTGCAGGCGGGCGCTCTTGTCCTCCGCGAGATACGGGCGGAATATTCCGTCCCGGTGGGAGTCTGGCAGGTCCGCGAGGGCCTCCGGGCCGCCATGGCGCAAAAGCCGTTTGTCGCCGGCAGCCTGGACGAGGCCATTGACGAGGCGTGCAGGCCCATGAGCATATCGAGAAACGAATGGCTCTCGCACGGCTCGATAATGCGGCTTGTCCGGCAGAGGACGCTCTCTGAGTTCTTTTAG
- a CDS encoding ribosomal protein S7 (COG0049) encodes MAETQNLLLFRKWDLSDIEVVDPGLKTAISLRKMTLPYTYGRSALKRFNKADANIVERLANKMMHFGKKYAKNTGRMAGKKMGSINTVKTAFEIINLKTGRNPVEVLVRAVENSAPNEDTTRIVYGGTVYHVSVDVSPLRRVDLALRFIADGVKEAAFRKPKSLEEFLAEHLILAANNTTDAPSVKKKNELERIAQASR; translated from the coding sequence ATGGCCGAGACGCAGAACCTTTTGCTGTTCAGAAAATGGGACCTCTCGGATATAGAGGTCGTAGACCCGGGCCTCAAGACCGCGATATCGCTCCGTAAGATGACCCTCCCGTATACGTACGGCCGCTCTGCGCTCAAGCGCTTTAACAAGGCCGACGCCAACATAGTGGAGAGGCTCGCAAACAAGATGATGCACTTTGGCAAAAAGTACGCAAAGAACACCGGCCGCATGGCGGGCAAAAAGATGGGATCGATAAACACGGTAAAGACGGCCTTTGAGATAATCAACCTGAAAACGGGCAGAAACCCAGTGGAGGTCCTGGTCCGCGCCGTAGAGAACTCGGCCCCCAACGAGGACACGACAAGGATAGTCTACGGGGGGACAGTCTACCATGTATCAGTGGATGTCTCGCCTTTGCGCAGGGTAGACCTGGCGCTGCGCTTTATAGCTGACGGCGTAAAGGAAGCCGCCTTTAGAAAGCCAAAGTCGCTCGAAGAGTTCCTGGCAGAGCATCTAATCCTGGCTGCAAACAACACGACAGACGCGCCATCCGTCAAGAAAAAGAACGAGCTTGAAAGGATAGCCCAGGCGTCAAGATAG
- a CDS encoding Urea amidohydrolase (urease) beta subunit (COG0832): protein MIPGEYFVEDEPVIANGNRKTVRVRVSNTGDRPVQTGSHTHFFEVNRALDFPRSEAYGFRLNIPSGTSVRFEPGDTREVELVELAGSRIVHGMGGLVEGPLDENREEALRRARERGYRGA from the coding sequence ATGATCCCCGGGGAATACTTTGTAGAAGATGAGCCCGTCATCGCCAACGGTAATAGGAAGACGGTCCGCGTTAGAGTCTCCAACACGGGCGACCGGCCGGTCCAGACTGGCTCGCACACGCACTTTTTCGAGGTGAACAGGGCGCTTGACTTTCCCAGATCAGAGGCGTACGGTTTTCGCCTCAACATACCGTCGGGCACGTCTGTCCGCTTCGAGCCGGGGGATACAAGAGAGGTGGAGCTTGTGGAACTGGCAGGCTCCCGCATAGTGCATGGAATGGGGGGCCTGGTGGAGGGCCCGCTTGATGAGAACAGGGAAGAAGCGCTACGCAGGGCCCGCGAGCGGGGGTACAGGGGCGCATGA
- a CDS encoding Urea amidohydrolase (urease) alpha subunit (COG0804): protein MTLEIPRSTYVDLFGPTTGDRIRLGDTDLIIEVERDLIRHGDEAVFGGGKSIRDGLCQAAGTGRDGSLDLVITNAIIADPILGIVKADIGVKGGLIAGVGNAGNPGIMDGVDMVISSSTEVVAGEHYICTPGTVDSHVHYISPQQAVHAICNGTTTMIGGGTGPADGTNATTCTPGRWNIARMMESIRDMPLNFGFLAKGNDSIEGALMDQLKAGACGLKLHEDWGTTPATIDSALKVAERTDTQVAIHTDTLNECGFVDDTIRAIAGRTIHTYHTEGAGGGHAPDIMKIAGEPNVLPSSTNPTRPFTVNTLAEHLDMMMVCHHLNPHVPEDVSFAESRIRGETIAAEDVLHDMGVLSMMSSDSQAMGRVGEVTTRNWQTADKMKKMAGPLPGDTAHNDNLRVKRYLAKITINPAITHGISEYVGSIRPGRLADMVLWSPKFFGAKPRLIIKGGMIAYSLMGDPGASIPTTEPVLYRPMFGAHGAAAASTSLTFTSQIALDSGLGPEVAGRRLAPVRGCRHIGKKDMVHNDLTPDIQINPETYEVRVDGALATTEPARSVSLARLYNLF, encoded by the coding sequence ATGACGCTAGAGATACCCCGCAGCACGTACGTGGACCTCTTTGGCCCTACTACCGGGGACCGCATACGCCTTGGCGATACCGATCTGATAATCGAGGTCGAGCGCGACCTGATAAGGCACGGCGACGAGGCGGTATTCGGGGGAGGCAAGAGCATACGCGACGGGCTCTGCCAGGCCGCAGGTACTGGCAGGGACGGCTCGCTTGATCTTGTGATTACAAACGCGATAATAGCCGACCCCATACTGGGGATAGTCAAGGCGGACATTGGCGTAAAAGGCGGCCTGATAGCGGGAGTGGGCAATGCAGGCAACCCCGGGATAATGGACGGCGTAGACATGGTGATATCGTCGAGCACCGAGGTCGTCGCAGGCGAGCATTACATCTGCACGCCGGGAACAGTGGATTCGCACGTACACTATATCTCTCCGCAGCAGGCCGTCCACGCGATATGCAACGGGACTACCACCATGATAGGCGGCGGCACTGGTCCCGCAGACGGGACCAACGCGACCACATGCACGCCGGGGCGCTGGAACATTGCGCGCATGATGGAGTCCATCCGGGACATGCCGCTCAACTTTGGATTTCTGGCAAAGGGAAACGATTCGATTGAAGGAGCGCTCATGGACCAGCTCAAGGCCGGCGCCTGCGGCTTGAAGCTGCACGAGGACTGGGGGACGACTCCCGCCACCATAGATTCTGCGCTAAAAGTAGCAGAGAGGACGGACACGCAGGTCGCCATACACACGGATACGCTCAACGAGTGCGGCTTTGTAGATGATACAATACGGGCCATTGCGGGCAGGACAATACACACGTACCATACCGAGGGCGCCGGCGGGGGCCACGCCCCGGACATAATGAAGATAGCCGGCGAGCCCAACGTGCTGCCGTCATCGACAAACCCCACGCGCCCCTTTACGGTAAACACGCTTGCCGAGCATCTAGACATGATGATGGTCTGCCACCACCTAAACCCCCACGTGCCAGAAGACGTCTCGTTTGCAGAATCACGCATACGGGGCGAGACCATAGCTGCAGAAGACGTGCTGCATGACATGGGGGTACTGAGCATGATGTCATCGGACAGCCAGGCCATGGGCCGCGTCGGCGAGGTGACTACGCGCAACTGGCAGACTGCCGACAAGATGAAAAAGATGGCGGGCCCCCTCCCCGGCGATACTGCGCACAATGACAACCTGCGGGTCAAAAGATACCTTGCCAAGATAACGATAAACCCCGCCATAACCCATGGAATATCGGAATACGTGGGCTCCATCCGGCCCGGCAGGCTCGCCGATATGGTGCTCTGGTCGCCCAAGTTCTTTGGCGCAAAGCCCAGGTTGATAATCAAGGGCGGGATGATAGCCTATTCGTTGATGGGGGATCCCGGCGCGTCCATACCGACTACCGAGCCAGTCCTGTACAGGCCCATGTTTGGCGCGCACGGGGCGGCGGCCGCCTCCACATCGCTTACGTTCACCTCGCAGATCGCGCTTGATTCCGGCCTGGGGCCGGAGGTTGCGGGGAGGCGCCTTGCCCCCGTCCGGGGATGCCGGCACATTGGCAAAAAGGACATGGTACACAATGATCTCACCCCCGATATACAGATCAACCCAGAGACGTACGAGGTCCGTGTAGACGGGGCGCTTGCCACCACCGAGCCCGCCAGGAGCGTCTCGCTTGCGCGCCTCTACAACCTGTTCTAG
- a CDS encoding ribosomal protein S12 (COG0048) has protein sequence MAKSPLGLFAGRVLKAKKKRQRWSISRYKRRELGLDRKANPMGGSPQARGIVLEKVGVEAKQPNSAVRKCVRVQLIKNGKSITAFLPRDGAMNFIDEHDEVHVEGMGATQGGAMGDIPGVRFKVFKVNGTSLHELVIGKKEKPRR, from the coding sequence GTGGCGAAATCACCACTCGGACTCTTTGCAGGAAGGGTTCTCAAGGCAAAAAAGAAAAGGCAACGCTGGTCCATATCCAGGTACAAGCGGAGGGAGCTCGGGCTTGACCGCAAGGCAAACCCGATGGGCGGCTCGCCGCAGGCCAGGGGGATAGTGCTAGAAAAGGTGGGCGTCGAGGCCAAGCAGCCAAACTCGGCCGTCAGAAAGTGCGTCAGGGTCCAGCTGATAAAAAACGGAAAATCAATCACCGCGTTTCTGCCCCGGGACGGGGCGATGAACTTTATCGACGAGCATGACGAGGTGCATGTAGAGGGCATGGGCGCAACCCAGGGCGGCGCAATGGGGGACATACCCGGCGTGCGCTTCAAGGTATTCAAGGTCAACGGGACCTCGCTGCACGAGCTGGTCATAGGCAAAAAGGAGAAGCCCAGGAGATAA
- a CDS encoding transcriptional regulator (COG1475) yields the protein MIRPSRYTLRYARPSGSGIEDLRASIREQGLLQPILIRPQDHGFEIVAGHRRFAACRSLRWRVIPCRIRELTDRQAYEVQLAENIQRKSMDPIEEAEAYRRYVTEYGWGGVGELGKRIGKSEEYVSHRMQLLRLPEDLRERVAGGGMGVSQALELAGADEPLRTELAAEMASGGLTVRQIRDAKRRVAREPKPDGGTRSAAILNRGNLALKITLSRIDDLIEDARAVGPKERAELVRFLMELRLQTHSMIDETLKYKKRRPGRA from the coding sequence ATGATCCGGCCCTCCCGGTATACTCTGAGATATGCCCGGCCCTCAGGTTCCGGAATAGAGGATCTCCGGGCTAGCATCAGGGAGCAGGGCCTGTTACAGCCAATACTGATCAGGCCGCAGGACCACGGCTTTGAGATAGTGGCCGGCCACCGCAGGTTTGCCGCATGCAGATCGCTCCGCTGGAGGGTCATACCGTGCAGGATACGGGAGCTTACCGACAGGCAGGCCTATGAGGTGCAGCTGGCAGAGAACATACAGAGAAAGTCGATGGACCCGATAGAGGAGGCTGAGGCCTACCGCCGGTACGTGACAGAGTACGGCTGGGGCGGCGTCGGCGAGCTCGGAAAAAGGATAGGCAAGAGCGAGGAGTATGTATCGCACAGGATGCAGCTGCTCCGGCTGCCCGAGGACCTGCGGGAGAGGGTGGCCGGCGGCGGCATGGGTGTAAGCCAGGCGCTCGAGCTTGCGGGCGCGGACGAGCCCCTCAGGACAGAGCTTGCTGCCGAGATGGCCTCGGGGGGCCTGACCGTCCGGCAGATAAGGGATGCCAAGAGGCGTGTTGCGCGCGAGCCTAAACCCGACGGCGGGACAAGGTCTGCTGCGATATTGAACAGGGGCAATCTGGCGCTAAAGATAACGCTGTCGAGAATAGATGATCTCATCGAGGACGCGCGGGCGGTGGGCCCAAAGGAGAGGGCCGAGCTTGTGCGCTTTTTGATGGAGCTGCGGCTGCAGACCCATTCGATGATAGACGAGACGTTAAAGTACAAAAAAAGGCGCCCCGGCAGGGCCTAG
- a CDS encoding ABC-type Fe3 -hydroxamate transport system, periplasmic component (COG0614), with product MARRIVSFLPSATEMIYALGAQDMLHGVTHECDRPPEAASKPKVIRSSFDPAAMSSKEIDDATARAGEGVFVLDEKALMEARPDLIIAQDTCKVCAPHSAQAARALEIVDGARAHSMDPHDMAGILDSITDLAGVIGREGEGREIRGALEERIAAAGAAGPGPRVLALEWVDPLYTSGHWVPDMIAAAGGTDAVGAAGAHSRRMDMEEAAASDPDKVVLMPCGFDAARAESEYRGSLATNVRWRQMRAVAEGEVYAVDSAAYFTRPGIGVAAGVEIIANILRPGSADAPRGACKKMGPP from the coding sequence ATGGCAAGAAGGATCGTCTCGTTTCTTCCGAGCGCCACCGAGATGATATACGCGCTGGGCGCCCAGGACATGCTGCACGGCGTGACCCACGAGTGCGACCGGCCGCCGGAGGCTGCATCAAAGCCCAAGGTGATAAGATCCTCGTTTGACCCCGCGGCAATGTCCAGCAAGGAGATAGACGATGCGACTGCCCGGGCGGGCGAGGGAGTCTTTGTGCTCGACGAGAAAGCCCTGATGGAGGCGCGGCCGGACCTGATAATAGCCCAGGACACATGCAAGGTGTGCGCGCCGCACTCTGCGCAGGCCGCAAGGGCGCTCGAGATAGTAGACGGCGCGCGCGCGCACTCTATGGACCCGCACGACATGGCGGGCATACTGGATAGCATAACTGATCTCGCCGGAGTAATAGGCAGGGAGGGCGAGGGCCGGGAGATACGCGGCGCGCTTGAAGAGAGGATAGCCGCGGCGGGCGCCGCAGGGCCCGGGCCGCGCGTGCTGGCGCTCGAGTGGGTGGACCCGCTGTACACGTCGGGGCACTGGGTGCCCGACATGATAGCTGCAGCCGGCGGTACGGACGCCGTGGGCGCGGCGGGCGCGCATTCGCGCAGGATGGACATGGAAGAAGCGGCAGCCTCTGATCCCGACAAGGTGGTACTGATGCCGTGCGGCTTTGACGCGGCAAGGGCAGAATCAGAGTACAGGGGGTCTCTTGCAACCAATGTGCGGTGGCGGCAGATGCGGGCAGTTGCAGAAGGCGAGGTGTACGCGGTGGACTCTGCGGCATACTTTACAAGGCCAGGCATAGGCGTGGCCGCCGGCGTGGAGATAATCGCAAACATACTGCGCCCGGGATCCGCGGATGCGCCGCGGGGCGCGTGCAAAAAGATGGGCCCGCCCTAG
- a CDS encoding Urea amidohydrolase (urease) gamma subunit (COG0831), whose translation MLTPRELEKLNVFVAAELARRRMGRGLRLNHPEAVSILADHILEGARDGRSVPELMSSGRGVLTREQVLPGVPELIDSVQVEATFEDGTKLVTVHDPIV comes from the coding sequence ATGCTCACGCCAAGGGAGCTTGAAAAGCTCAACGTGTTCGTGGCGGCCGAGCTTGCCCGCAGAAGGATGGGCAGGGGCCTCCGCCTCAACCACCCCGAGGCAGTCTCGATACTGGCCGACCACATACTAGAGGGGGCGCGCGACGGCAGGAGCGTGCCCGAGCTTATGAGCTCCGGGCGGGGCGTCCTGACAAGGGAGCAGGTCCTGCCCGGCGTGCCGGAGCTCATAGATTCAGTGCAGGTGGAGGCTACATTCGAGGACGGCACCAAGCTGGTGACCGTGCACGACCCGATAGTGTGA
- a CDS encoding Urease accessory protein (COG0830): protein MGELQLSDSLFPSGMFAHSNGLEYMINSKAISDAGGLYDVIEGVILQQVGPLDCAALGSTYSFIKDGDYPGIAETDRLVHCSKLVAGQRDASARSGAQAARCVAEFAKDDTLDRYVSDIGGGVHGAYPVAFALCCNALGVQKERAAVMLLYGYASGSVSAALRMGLIDHVEGQGMIHRLKPAICSATKELNSTMWQFSPRMDIMQMLHEKTDSKMFIT, encoded by the coding sequence GTGGGGGAGCTGCAGCTCTCGGATTCGCTCTTCCCGTCGGGAATGTTTGCCCACTCAAACGGCCTCGAGTACATGATAAACAGCAAGGCAATATCGGATGCAGGCGGATTGTACGATGTAATAGAGGGCGTTATCTTGCAGCAGGTGGGCCCGCTGGATTGTGCGGCGCTTGGCTCTACATACAGTTTCATAAAAGACGGCGACTATCCCGGCATAGCAGAGACTGACCGCCTTGTGCACTGCTCGAAATTAGTCGCCGGGCAGCGGGACGCGTCTGCAAGGTCGGGCGCGCAGGCGGCAAGGTGCGTGGCAGAATTTGCAAAAGATGATACGCTTGACAGGTACGTCTCGGATATAGGCGGCGGCGTGCACGGCGCCTATCCTGTGGCGTTTGCGCTCTGCTGCAACGCCCTGGGCGTACAAAAGGAGAGGGCCGCTGTCATGCTGCTATACGGATACGCATCGGGCTCTGTCAGCGCGGCCCTGAGGATGGGGCTTATCGACCACGTGGAGGGTCAGGGGATGATCCACCGGCTAAAGCCCGCAATATGCAGCGCGACCAAGGAATTGAACAGCACAATGTGGCAGTTCTCCCCCAGAATGGATATAATGCAGATGCTCCACGAAAAGACGGACTCCAAGATGTTTATTACTTGA
- a CDS encoding urease accessory protein (COG0829) yields MGQLGVGRTGKTAVLDIELRRSGSRTIISRQYSEVPLQVQRALYPDAGLPGMAHVYVLSPSGGLLQGDRYKTSISLKDKAAAHVTTQGASRIYGMNSNCAIHKMDISAGKGCYLEYIPDQVIPYAKSRYFQEVRLAIDDDAAAVYSEVVTPGRVAMGESFLYDILCTSVRCENQDGSLRFAENARAEPRRMNLRGEAVLGGYSVHGTVYVMAPPESARTIEYTAGRIISHTDGILGGTSLLPGGAGITARLLSHRTDSIFKCIEGIAGACRMEMTGAAYPGIRKC; encoded by the coding sequence GTGGGGCAGCTCGGCGTGGGCAGGACTGGCAAGACTGCCGTGCTCGATATAGAACTGCGGCGCTCCGGGAGCAGGACCATAATCTCCAGACAGTACTCTGAGGTGCCCCTGCAGGTGCAGCGCGCGCTCTACCCCGATGCGGGCCTGCCGGGGATGGCGCACGTGTACGTGCTCTCCCCGTCGGGCGGGCTGCTCCAGGGCGACAGGTACAAAACCAGCATATCGTTAAAGGATAAAGCCGCTGCCCATGTGACAACCCAGGGCGCCTCGCGCATATACGGCATGAATAGCAACTGCGCCATCCACAAAATGGATATCTCGGCAGGCAAGGGATGCTATCTGGAATACATCCCAGACCAGGTGATACCATACGCGAAATCCAGATACTTTCAGGAGGTGCGCCTTGCAATAGACGATGATGCTGCAGCAGTCTATTCCGAGGTGGTCACCCCCGGCAGGGTGGCCATGGGGGAGTCGTTTCTCTACGACATACTATGCACGTCCGTCCGGTGCGAAAACCAGGACGGATCACTCCGGTTTGCCGAAAACGCAAGGGCCGAGCCCCGCAGGATGAACCTGCGCGGCGAGGCAGTACTCGGCGGATACTCTGTTCACGGGACCGTCTACGTGATGGCCCCCCCGGAGAGTGCAAGGACAATAGAGTATACGGCGGGCCGCATAATATCTCACACAGACGGCATTCTGGGGGGCACATCACTTCTCCCGGGCGGCGCAGGCATCACTGCAAGGCTGCTCTCGCACAGAACAGACAGCATCTTCAAGTGTATAGAGGGGATAGCTGGCGCATGCAGGATGGAGATGACAGGCGCCGCATACCCGGGGATAAGAAAGTGCTAG
- a CDS encoding ribosomal protein L30E, giving the protein MGKLLEKALRDAVKEDRCTIGAKQVAGAIKGSKMIVLSRLRQGNDTGEITRGAEEAGVPTVSFEGSSVALGRLCGLQYRVSAISIDAMPEAGIKPILEEAQ; this is encoded by the coding sequence ATGGGAAAGCTTCTAGAAAAGGCCCTAAGGGACGCCGTCAAGGAGGACAGGTGCACGATCGGCGCAAAACAGGTAGCCGGGGCGATAAAGGGCTCAAAGATGATAGTCCTGTCCAGGCTGCGCCAGGGCAACGATACGGGGGAGATAACGCGCGGTGCCGAAGAGGCCGGGGTGCCCACCGTCAGCTTTGAAGGATCCTCTGTGGCGCTAGGCAGGCTGTGCGGCCTGCAGTACCGCGTATCGGCCATATCCATTGATGCAATGCCCGAGGCTGGCATAAAGCCGATACTGGAGGAGGCGCAATGA
- a CDS encoding O-methyltransferase (COG4122) — protein sequence MIQVMGRLEKQSRNERCTSPAERMMAITPETGRFYNILLRAMGASSVLEIGLSHGYSTIWFADGIQDVPGSRITTLERDSSKCSIAGANLREAGVDGMVNIRQGDAADTLDGLEGPFDFVFIDADKENAIGYFEACLPLVRRNGIIAADNTLDMREMRPYIEHVRRREGVRTVTLHVGWGQELTARL from the coding sequence ATGATACAGGTGATGGGACGCTTAGAAAAGCAGAGCAGAAATGAGAGGTGCACATCCCCTGCAGAGAGAATGATGGCAATAACCCCGGAGACGGGCAGATTCTACAATATCCTGCTCAGGGCGATGGGGGCATCAAGTGTACTAGAGATAGGGCTCTCTCACGGGTACTCTACGATATGGTTTGCCGATGGAATACAGGATGTACCCGGCTCCCGGATAACCACCCTGGAGAGGGACAGCTCCAAGTGTTCAATAGCAGGTGCGAACCTCAGGGAGGCAGGCGTGGACGGGATGGTCAATATACGGCAGGGCGATGCAGCAGATACCCTGGATGGCTTGGAGGGTCCATTTGACTTTGTATTCATAGATGCAGACAAGGAGAACGCCATAGGGTACTTTGAGGCGTGCCTTCCGCTGGTGAGAAGAAACGGGATCATAGCCGCAGACAACACCCTGGACATGAGGGAGATGCGGCCGTATATCGAGCATGTCAGGCGGCGCGAAGGCGTCCGGACCGTCACCCTTCATGTGGGGTGGGGGCAGGAGCTTACCGCAAGGCTGTAG
- a CDS encoding Urease accessory protein (COG0378), with protein sequence MGRVPRVGIGGPVGAGKSMLIERVVPVLAARGYHVSIVSNDVISKEDADRMRASLATERGLLPEDLVVGVATGGCPHTAVREDPSMNISIIEEIEAGHPELDLVIIESGGDNITTTFSPALADYFIYMIDVAGGDKYPRKGGLGIESCDLLLINKTDLAGMVGADLGVMRADAERIRGERPFGFVNCMTDEGITEVAERIIHDALLGAPPGHPVG encoded by the coding sequence ATGGGGCGCGTTCCAAGGGTTGGCATAGGCGGGCCCGTGGGGGCGGGCAAGAGCATGCTAATCGAGAGGGTCGTGCCGGTGCTTGCCGCGCGCGGCTACCATGTAAGCATAGTATCCAATGATGTAATATCCAAAGAAGACGCCGACCGCATGAGGGCAAGCCTGGCCACCGAGAGGGGCCTGCTGCCAGAAGACCTGGTGGTCGGGGTGGCGACGGGGGGCTGCCCGCATACAGCAGTAAGGGAGGATCCCTCGATGAACATATCGATAATAGAAGAGATAGAAGCGGGCCACCCCGAGCTCGACCTGGTCATAATAGAGAGCGGCGGCGACAACATCACCACCACGTTTAGCCCCGCGCTGGCGGACTATTTCATATACATGATAGACGTAGCAGGGGGGGACAAGTATCCAAGAAAAGGCGGCCTCGGCATAGAGAGCTGCGATCTTTTGCTGATAAACAAGACCGACCTTGCCGGAATGGTTGGCGCCGATCTTGGCGTGATGAGGGCCGACGCGGAGAGGATCAGGGGGGAGAGGCCGTTTGGCTTTGTCAACTGCATGACCGACGAGGGGATAACAGAGGTGGCAGAAAGAATCATACACGACGCCCTCCTGGGCGCCCCCCCGGGGCACCCCGTTGGATAG
- a CDS encoding Urease accessory protein (COG2371), translating into MLEVREPLGNVFDGGRYAKAMDEAHEVLRLSRQELEKRIIRRSTDGGTDVGISLAGGARLRHGDVLHGDGPVIIIEQKPEKVMVVTPGDTDFGAAVLLGHVIGNRHRPVSVKGGDVCFPIQADSEAEVFGRLLGGVGSIDVKIEERIFVPDGSADVHGH; encoded by the coding sequence ATGCTGGAGGTCCGGGAGCCACTGGGAAACGTCTTTGACGGCGGCAGGTACGCCAAAGCAATGGACGAGGCCCACGAGGTGCTGCGCCTCTCAAGGCAGGAGCTTGAAAAGCGGATAATCCGGAGGAGCACCGACGGGGGCACAGACGTGGGCATAAGCCTAGCAGGGGGCGCCAGGCTCCGGCACGGGGACGTCCTGCACGGGGACGGGCCCGTGATAATAATAGAGCAGAAACCGGAGAAGGTCATGGTGGTGACGCCCGGGGATACGGACTTTGGGGCGGCAGTACTGCTCGGACATGTAATAGGGAACAGGCACAGGCCCGTCTCGGTGAAGGGCGGAGATGTATGCTTTCCAATACAGGCGGACTCTGAGGCGGAGGTCTTTGGGCGCCTGCTCGGAGGGGTGGGCAGCATTGACGTGAAGATAGAAGAGCGTATCTTTGTGCCCGACGGGTCGGCGGACGTGCATGGCCACTGA